The Pseudomonadota bacterium genomic interval GCTCGCCTTCGAGGGGGACGCAGAGCGCGTGGTGACGGCCCTGTTGCAGAGCCGCGAAGTACAGCGCCTAAGGCACATCCGACAGCTGGGGCTGACCTCGCTCGTGTTTCCGGGAGCCGAGCATACCCGGTTCGCCCACGCGCTCGGTGCCGCCCACGTGATGTTGCGGCTGCTGGCTCGGCTGCGCGCGCTCGGCAGCCAACTACCTGCCCCAGAGCGGCCGGATCGGGAAGCGGAGCGCGACGCGCTGGCCGCGGCGCTGCTGCATGATCTCGGGCACGGACCGTTCTCGCATCTGTTCGAGGATGTGGTTCCCGAAGCACGCAGCCATGAGGCTTGGACGCACGAAATCATCTCGGATTCGGGAACGCAGGTTCATCGCGCGCTGCGCGGCTTGGATCCTGGTATGCCCGAACGCGTCACGGGCCTGCTTGGGGGCCACCATCGGTCGGGGTATTTGGCGCGTGCGGTCAGCGGTACGCTGGACGTCGATCGCTGTGACTATCTGTTGCGTGACAGTCACATGACGGGGGTGCGCTACGGCCTGTACGACCTGGACTGGCTGCTGCACGGTTTTTGCTTCGCGCGTGCCGGGGTGGAAGGTACGTGGGTCATCGCGATCGATGGTCGCAAGGGCTTGTCGGCGATCGAGGAGTTCTTCCTCGCTCGTCAGTTCATGTATCAGCAGGTCTACCATCACAAGTCCACCCGAGCGGCGGAAACGCTCATTCGGGCGATCCTCAAACGAGCCGCCGGGCTCGTTCGTGCTGGCGAGTGCCGGCTGCAAGTTCCCCCTGCGGTCAAGGCCGCGGCTCTTGGCGAGAAGGCTTCGCTGGGCGATTACCTCGATCTCGACGATGTGCAGCTGCTGGCCTGTTTTCGCTCCTGGCGGCGAGGATCCGATCCGGTGCTTGCCGACCTCACTGCCAGGTTGGCCGAGCGTCGCTTGCCCAAGACCCTGGACTTGCCCGAAGACGACAAGCTTTGGCGTGAGGCGCTGGTTTCGGCTCGTTCGTTGGCCCAAGAGCGCGGGTTCGATCCGGAGCTCACGGTGTGGTTGCACGTGGCCAGCGACGTGCCCTATCTGGAACCGGACGATCGCTCCTCAGCCGGATTGTGGGTTGCACAGGCCGGCGGACGCGTGCAGCGACTGGGACAGGCTTCTTTTCTTCTTGGGGAGCTGCGCAACAAGCCCATCGTGCGACCCTTGTTGATCGTCCCGGCAGAGCTCCGCAGCGAGCTCAAGTTGCTTGTCGAGTCGTCATAGACTTGCCTGGGAGTGGGTCGGCGGGTTATGCAGCCAACTGTCGTGACGCCGGCAGTCGGGCTCCATGTGGGAGCCGGCAAGGGGATTGTCCCGCGAGACAGTGGCAAAGCGCGTTGCGGTGCTGAGGATGACTGCGCCGTCACCCGTCGCGCGCGGCATGGGCCCGGCCGGATGGTCGCGCCGATGCCCGAGCGCTGGAGCTGGGCGTTTCATCCACGCAGTGTTTGTGTGGTGCTTACAGCAACAGCCATAGCGGGGAGGGCCTCCGGCGCCGGGAGTTCGGCTGACGTCAAGGTTGTACAGAGCTCATGGCAAAGATCCTCGTAGTTGATGATGAGCCAGGCGTCCGCGGCTCCCTTGCCGCCGTGCTCGCCGCCGAGGGCCACGAGGTGGAACAGGCCACCAGCGGCGAGCAGGCACGTGATCATATTCAAGGGGGAGCCTTCGATGTGGTCTTGACCGACCTCAAGATGCGTCCCGTGGACGGGATGGCTGTGTTGCAGCACGTCAAGGAAGTATCTCCCTGGACGGAGGTGTTCGTGGTCACGGGGCATGCATCCCTTCCAACAGCGGTCGAGGCCGTGCGGAGCGGCGCCTACGACTACATCGACAAATCGAGCACTCCGCCCGCAGAACTGGTCGTGAAGGTGGACAAAGCACTCGACAGCAGCCGTGTTAGGCGTGAGCTGGCCCAGTTCCGCCGTCAGAACCGCGAGCGATACGGTATCGAGAGCATCATCGGTTCGTCGCAACCCATTCGGGATGTCCTGCAGCGGATCCGGCGGATCGCGGCCACCGACACCACGGTGCTAATCACCGGAGAGAGTGGCACGGGCAAGGAACTGGTTGCTCGAGCGGTTCACACTTACTCCCAACGCGCAGATCGCCCCTTTATCTCGGTGAACTGTGCGGCCATCAGCGAGACCCTGCTGGAAAGCGAGCTGTTTGGCCACGTAAGAGGGGCTTTCACCGGCGCAGTCAGCACGCGTAAGGGTCTGTTCGAGGAGGCAAACGGTGGCACCTTCTTCTTCGACGAAATAGCGGAGACACCGCCGTCCTTTCAGGCGAAGCTGTTACGAGCGATTCAAGAGGGTGAGATACGCCGCCTTGGGGACAGCAAGGCCTACACCGTCGATGTCCGTGTGATTGCTGCGACGAACCAAGACCTGCAGCTAGCGATTCAGGAGAAGCGCTTTCGCCAGGACCTGTACTATCGTCTCAATGTCGCGCGTTTCGTGCTCCCCCCCCTGCGCGAAAGACCGGAGGACATCCTGCTGCTCGCGCAGTACTTCGTGGATAACTTCAATCGGAAGGCGCACGCCAGAGGGCAGATCCGCCTCGCTCCCGAGGTGCTTGAGTACCTCAGCAGCTATCGGTATCCAGGCAACGTTCGCGAGCTTGAGAACATGATCGAGCAGGGCGTGGCGCTCGCGGAGAACGAGACCGTACGGCTGGTCGATATCCTGCCACCTGAGCTTGGGTCATACCCTCCAGAACCAGCCGGTTCGGAGGCCCCGCAGCCCGAGGCAGCGCGGCTCGACGCTCCAAAGCCGCCGTCCCCCGAATCGGGTCGCGCCAACATGTCGCTGAAGCAAGTGCGCGATGAGGCGGAACGCCGGCACATCGAGTACGCGCTAGGTGAGGTCAACGGCAGCCGTGAGCAGGCTGCCAAGCTGCTCGGGCTCAGCCCGACGACGCTGTGGCGGAAGATGAAGCGACTCGGGATAGACTAGTACCGCTTGCCAGGGATTGTGATCGACTGGCGTCGAGGGCTGGCTAGCTCTGGATGGCACTCCTGAGGCGCTTGAAACGCGTATCGCAGAATCGGGCCCAGTTCATGACACGCGGGTATGCCTGAACGGACAGATTGGCACAGCTGCGGAACTCCACCAGGGCGGCACTGAGGAAAGGCCTGGCCTGGAATCGGATGATCTCGGCGTACATCTGGGCAATCTCGGGCTCGCTGTCGAGCTCGGCTGGGGACGGCAAGGCCTGCAGTGCCAAGGCCAGATCCTCCTGAAGCAAGCCCACGACCGCATGACCCACGATCTGCTCGCTGCGCGTCGCCTTGGACGACTGCAGCAAGTGGTACCGCAAGGCATCGATCGCTTCCTTACGTCGGCTAACCCAGTCCACGACCGCGGTGTCGATCCACTGCTGCAGTGTCGCGAATGACCTATCGGCCGGCGGTGCGGGAATCGTCATCTTCAGCACGCCCCGGGCCATCAC includes:
- a CDS encoding HD domain-containing protein, coding for MILRDPVHGLLAFEGDAERVVTALLQSREVQRLRHIRQLGLTSLVFPGAEHTRFAHALGAAHVMLRLLARLRALGSQLPAPERPDREAERDALAAALLHDLGHGPFSHLFEDVVPEARSHEAWTHEIISDSGTQVHRALRGLDPGMPERVTGLLGGHHRSGYLARAVSGTLDVDRCDYLLRDSHMTGVRYGLYDLDWLLHGFCFARAGVEGTWVIAIDGRKGLSAIEEFFLARQFMYQQVYHHKSTRAAETLIRAILKRAAGLVRAGECRLQVPPAVKAAALGEKASLGDYLDLDDVQLLACFRSWRRGSDPVLADLTARLAERRLPKTLDLPEDDKLWREALVSARSLAQERGFDPELTVWLHVASDVPYLEPDDRSSAGLWVAQAGGRVQRLGQASFLLGELRNKPIVRPLLIVPAELRSELKLLVESS
- a CDS encoding sigma-54 dependent transcriptional regulator — translated: MAKILVVDDEPGVRGSLAAVLAAEGHEVEQATSGEQARDHIQGGAFDVVLTDLKMRPVDGMAVLQHVKEVSPWTEVFVVTGHASLPTAVEAVRSGAYDYIDKSSTPPAELVVKVDKALDSSRVRRELAQFRRQNRERYGIESIIGSSQPIRDVLQRIRRIAATDTTVLITGESGTGKELVARAVHTYSQRADRPFISVNCAAISETLLESELFGHVRGAFTGAVSTRKGLFEEANGGTFFFDEIAETPPSFQAKLLRAIQEGEIRRLGDSKAYTVDVRVIAATNQDLQLAIQEKRFRQDLYYRLNVARFVLPPLRERPEDILLLAQYFVDNFNRKAHARGQIRLAPEVLEYLSSYRYPGNVRELENMIEQGVALAENETVRLVDILPPELGSYPPEPAGSEAPQPEAARLDAPKPPSPESGRANMSLKQVRDEAERRHIEYALGEVNGSREQAAKLLGLSPTTLWRKMKRLGID